Genomic window ([Empedobacter] haloabium):
GGCCACGGCCAGCGCGATCAATTTTTGTTTTGCCTTGGGATGATGCATTTCGTCTCCTGTGTTCTTATCGCTGTGTTCTTGTCGAATCGCCGTGACACGTACCCGTTGTGCTTGCCTTGCCTCCCGCCTCTTTATGGAAACGTTTCCATTTCCTGCCGTCAAATCTTAGGTAGCCTGCTAAATAATGTCAATGGAATACTGGTGTTGCCGCAATCAGGGTTGATAGACCCGGACGTAATCGATTTCGAACCGCCAGGGCAGGCTGGCATCGACAACGTCGCCGCCCAGGTCGCCACCCACCGCGAGGTTCAACAACAGATACTGGGGGCTGTCGAACGGCCATTGCGCGTAGTCGCCGTTGCCCGAATTGACGCGCTCGGCGTAATCGCGGCCATCGACACCGATGCGGATGCGTTCACGTGTCCACGTCAGGTGATAGTCGTGGAACGCGCCGCAGGCATCGGGCACGGCGGTGCGATCGGTCTTGCCCGTCCCCATCGGCCAGTTGCTGGCGCCCGTGTAGACGCTGCCGAGGATTTCGCCGGGCCGGTGACCCACGTGTTCCATGATGTCGATCTCGCCGTCGACCGGCCATTGGCCTTTCGTCCCCAGCATCCAGATCGCCGGCCAGCTGCCCCGGCCGCAGGGCAGCTTGGCGCGCACCTCGACATAACCATACGTCCAGCTGGCCTTGCCGCGCGTAAGCAGCCGCGCCGATGTGTAGCGCTGGCCGCCGTAGTCGGCCTGACTCGCCAGGGCCTCGCGGCGCGCGGTGATGACCAGGCGCCCGCCCGTTACGCGGCTGTTCTCGAGCCGTGCCCGCGCGTAGTACTGCAGCTCGTTGTTATGCCAGCCGGTGCGGTTGCGTTCCGTGTCGTAGTCCCAGCGCGCCGGGTCGGGCACGCCGTCGACGTCGAATTCGTCGGCCCACACCAGGCGCCAGCCGGACGGCGGTGCCGCGAGTGCCGGCAGCGCCAGCGTGGACGCCACCAGGATCGAAAGCAGTCGGCCGGCTGAAGTCATCGATTTTCCCCGTCAATGTGGCCAATGGTAACGTTTCCATTTTGACGACGCAACCACGCTTTACGCGTTTTAGACAAACAAACAACAGTTCTGTGCGTGCCGCACCCAACGTTGGCCGCCGTGTCTGGCCCTGCGGCGCGGCGGCCGTTATGCTCAGGCCTGGAAACGACGAGAGCACACATGGCAACCATCAAGGACGTGGCCCGCCTGGCGGGCGTGGGACTCGGCACCGCGTCGCGGGCCATCAACGGCAGCGGCCCCGTGTCGCCTGCCACGCTGGAGAAGGTACAAAAGGCCATCGAGGCATTGGACTTCCGCCCCTCGCATGCGGCGCGGGCGCTGCTGTCCGGCTCGAGCAAGATGGTCGGCGTGTACATTCCCGCGCTGTCCGGCACCTTTTATACGCCGATCCTGCAGATCATCGACACGCAATTGCGCGCGGCCGGGCTGCACATGGTGGTGGCGTTCGGCGTCGGTCTGGGCGACGACCGCCGCCAGGCCATCGAGGGCATCGAGTTCCTGGTCGAACGGGGCTGCGACGGCCTGATCGTCATGACCAGCGCGCTGGGCGAGGACGATATCGCGGCGCTGGGCTCGCGCGTCGCGCGCCTGGTCGCATTGAACCATTCGTTCGCGTCGATCCCCGAGCAATGCTTTACCGTCGACCACGAGCTGGGCGGTCGCCTGGCCGCGCGCACCTTGCTGGAACACGGCCACCGGCAAATCGCCGTCATCGCCGGGCCGCAGGCGCTGCCGGACAACGTGGCCCGCATCGAAGGCTTCAAGGCCGAACTGGCGGCCCACGATATCGACCCGGCCGGCCTCTGGCTGCGCTGGAGCGACTTCTCGCCGGCCGGTGGCTGGGACTGCGCCCGCGCGCTGGTCGCCGATGGCCGCCCGTGCAGCGCGCTGTTCTGCGCCAACGACGAAATGGCCGTGGGCGCGCTGTCGTACTTCCAGGAGGCCGGCATCAGGGTGCCGCAGGACCTGTCGGTGCTGGGCTACGACGACACGCCCAGTGCGGAATTTTCGGCACCGCGCCTGTCGTCGGTGCGCATGCCGTGGCGGCAGATGACCCTGAACGGCATCAATGCGCTGCTGAACCTGTGCTATGACCTGGGGCGGCCGGTGGCGCGCGACTTTCCGGTCACCGTCACGCTGCGGGCATCGGTGGCGCGGCTGCCAAGCTGACGGGAGGACCCATGCCCACCACCCAGGACATCGTTCTGCTGGCAACCTACAACGCCAACATGAACCGCAAGCTGTACGACGCCGCCGCGCGCTTGCCGGCATCCGAACTGGACGCCGACCGTGGCGCGTTCTTCGGCTCGCTGCTGGGCACGATGAACCACCTAATTGCGGGGGACACGATCTGGCTGACGCGCTTCGCGCTGCATCCGGCCAACCTGGCGGCGCTGGCGCCGCTGCGGGGCGCCGCGGTGCCGACCGACCTGCGCCAGCGCTACGGCGACAACCTGCCGACGCTGCTGGCACACCGCACCCGGCTGGACGGCATCATCACGGCGCTGGCGGCCGAACTGCGTCCCGAGCACCTGGACGCCACGCTGGTCTACCGCAACGCCCGCGGCACCGAGTTCCGCAAGCATTTCGGCACCTTGCTGCTGCACTTCTTCAACCACCAGACCCACCACCGCGGCCAGGCCAGCACCTTGCTGACGCAGGCCGGCATCGACATCGGCGTCACCGACCTGCTGGAATTGATCGGCGACGTGGCCTGACGCCCTGCTACGGCCGCGCTCGTGTCCCGTTCCGGTGACTGACCCCGCGGTGGGACACGGGCTGGGCCCTCAGCGGCTGCGTGATGTGCCGCCGGCTGCCAGCCGCACGTTGGCGGCCGGGTTGACCGGCCAATAGCCCTCCAGCTGCAGTTCCTTCAGGCTGGCCTGCAGGAAGCTGCGGTCGATCCACGTGTCGACGTTGAATTTGCTGCGGATCAGGCGGAACTGGTAGGCGTGTTCCACCGCGTCGCGGTAGCGGTCCGTCAGGAACGGGTCGAACAAGGGGCTCAGGCGCACGCGCAGTGGCTGGCCGGCGTAGTCCTCGCGCCAGTGCTCGAACTTGACGGTGCCGGGGCGCGTCCACAACCGGAACACCTCGTCGCGATGGGCCTCGTCCGAACTCCAGTGCGCAACTCTGACGAGCGCCGTGACGAAGCGGCGGGTCTGCTCGGGATAGCGCGTGGCGAAATCGTCCGTGACCAGCATATGGCCCTGGCGCGTGAACACGGGCGAATCGCCCTTGCTGGTGTAGACGATCCTGGCGGCGCCCTTGTCGCGCAGTTTCAGCAGCTCGTAGCTGCCGAATACGGCGTCGATGTCCTTCGTCACCAGCGCGGCCTGCGCGGTGGCCGTGTCGAGGTTGACGACCTTCAGGTCCTTTTCCGACAGCCCGTGCGCGGCCAGCAGGCGGTCGATCGGCAGCTGCGCGTTGGTGCCCTTGAAGATGGCGACACGCTTGCCGCGCAGGTCGGCCACGGAGCGGATCGGCGAGTCCGGCGGTGCAGCCAGGTACAGGTTGCCGCGCGTGCCCGTGGCCAGGATCAGTCGTGTCTTCAGTCCCGCCGCCTTGCCGATGATGGACGGCAGGTCGCCCTGGAACGCGAAGTCCAGCTGGCGGTTGCTCAGCGCCTCGTTGACGGCCGGACCGGCACCCTTGAAGAAGTACCACTCGACCTTGATGTGGTCGCGCTTGAATTCCTGGTCGATCGCGCCCGTCGCATGGGCGATGGCGATGGTGGAGCCGCCGATCGTGGGCGGGCTGCCGTAAGCCGGCTGGGCGATGCCGACGCGGATCACGGTCGGCGCCGCAGCCAGCACCGTGCCGGTGAACAGGGCCAGGGTCAAGGTAAGGAAAAGGCGTCTGGTGTGCTTCATGAAGTCCTCGCTGATGATGTGAGGGAGACGTTGCAGCTTCCGTGCCAGCGAAATTCCCGTCCGCCGCGCGCCGGCTGCTGCGTTTGCAGCAGACCGTGCTGCCTGCCGCGCAGCTAGCGGGCAGCCCGCCCGCGCGGCCACTGCCAGCCCAGCTGCACGAGGAACACCAGCGCCAGCACGTGAAAACCAGCCAGCATGCCGAAGTGCTGGTTCAGCAGCCCGCCCGCCACGGCGCCGACCAGCCCCCCGCTCGGCCCTGCCAGCGAGAACATGCCGCCCGTGCGGCCCCGCCCCAGCTCCTGCGCCAGGCGGGCGAAGCGCGCCACGCTGGTGAGATGCTGCAGTCCCAGGCCCAAGCCCAGCAGCAGCGCGCCGGTCCACAGCGCGGCGGGGCCGAACGGGTTGGCCAGCAGCAGCTCCGCCGCCAGCAGCAACACCAGCGCCACGCGGTAGCGCACCGCCTCGCGCCAGCCGGCGATGACGCCGCCGGCGGCCAGCAACGTCAGCACGAACGCGGCGCCCTGCAAGGTGACGAGGCCGGCCGCCTGCTGCGTCGACATGCCGAAACGGCGCATTGCCACCAGGATGACGAACACGGTGAAGTACGACATCGCGACCTGGCCGAGGAATTCGACCTGCATCGTGCGGCGCAGGTCGGCCCGGCTGATGACCACGCGCAGCTGGTCGCGCAGGTGCGCCAGCAGGCCCAGGCCCTCGGCGCCCTGGCCCGGCGGGGCCGTCGACAGCACGCGCTGGCCGATCAACAGCGTGACGAACAGGCCGGCGGCCACGCTGCGGAACGTGTGCGCGTAGCCGGCCACGCCCACCAGCCAGGCGCCCAGCAGAGGACCCACAAAAAACATGCCGCAGCTTTGCGACGCGCGCTGCCAGCCCGCGCGGCTTGCGCCGATGCGCGGCAGCAGATGCAGGAATTCCGTCTGCGTGGTCACCATGCGAAACGGGTTGACGACGCCGAACAGCAGCACGCAGCCGATCAGCTGCCACGGCGTGGCCGCGTAACTGAAGCCGGCCAGGAACAGCAGCACGGCACCCAGGCAGCCCAGACGGAACAGGGGCCGGCTGCCGATGCGGTCGATCAGGGCGCCCAGCGGCAGCGACAACAGCAGCATGCCGACGAATTGCAGCCCGCCCACCAACCCGATCTGCCACGGCGTCGCATGCAGCGTGGCCGCATACAGCGGCAGCACGACCTTGGCGACGCCGTTCGAGGTTCCTGCCAGCACGCCCAGCAGCATGAAGCCGGTCAGGTAATGCGGCGGCAGCGGTTCGGCCAGCGCGGAAGTGGCGCCACTCATCAGCGCAGCGCGAAGCCGAGCGCCGCCAGCGCCTCCCTCAGCCGGTGCCGGCCTTTCAGGTCTTCCGGGGTGCGCAAGCGCGCCACCGAATGCTCGCTCCACAGGTTGGGCGGCAGCCCCTGCGAGGCGTAGAACGCCTGCATTGCAACGTCATAGCCGCCCACCTCGTCCTGCACCGGCGCCGGCGCATAGCGCTCGCGGTACAGCACCGAAGTTTGCGGCAGCCGCGGTTTTACGGATGCCGGCTTGGCCGCGTCGGGATAACCCACGCACAGGCCGAACACGGCATACACGCCGTCGCCGGGCGCGATGCCCAGCTCCGCCGCCACCGCCTCCGGCGCGTTGCGCAACGCGCCGATGTAGACGGTGCCCAAGCCCAGCGACTCGGCCGCGTTGACGACGTTCTGCGCCGCCAGCGCCGCATCGATGACGCCCATCAGGAACGTGTCCAGGTAGTCGATACCGGCCAGTTCGCGGCCACGCTCGGCAGCGATGCGGCGCAGCCGCGACAGGTCCACCAGCCAGGCCAGGAACAGCGGCGCCGTGCGCACCTGCTTCTGGTTGCCCACCAGTTCCGCGAAACGTGCCCGGCGCGCCGCATCCTCGATTGCCACCACGCTCCACACTTGCAGGTTCGACGAACTGGGCGCCGATTGCGCGGCTGCGACCAGCAGGTCCAGAGTGTCCGGCGGCAGCGCATCGGGGCGGTAGTCGCGCACGGAGCGGTGCGCGAACAAGGTTTCCAGCACGGGATTGACACGGTCGGCCGCCACGGCGGGCAGCGGCTGGCCCGCGCCATAGCGGGCCTTCAGCAGTTCAAACGGATCGGACATGTGCGGCTTTCAATGAAGGGTTACCAGGAAAATTGCCAGTCGGCGGCGCTGCGCGGTGGCTCGGGTGTGACCAGGCTGAGGCGCGGCTTGTCGGAGAACTCGGCCAGCACGTCGTCCTTGATGGCGGCGTAGGCGTAGCTGCCCCGGTCGCGCGGGTGCGGTAGCGGCACGTCGACGATGCGCTTGATGCGGCCCGGGCGCGGTTCCATGACGACGATGCGGTCACCCAGGTAGACCGCTTCGTCGACGTCGTGCGTGACGAGGATCGCCGTGATGCCCTCCTGCTCCCAGATGCGTTGCAGCTCCTGCTGCAGGTGGGCGCGCGTCAGTGCGTCGAGCGCGCCGAACGGCTCGTCCAGCAGCAGTACTTCCGGCCGGTTGACCAGCGCGCGGGCGATGGCCACGCGCTGCGACATGCCGCCCGAGAGCTGGTAGGGATACGCCGTCTCGAAGCCCTTCAGGCCGACCAGTTCGATGTGCTCCTGCACCGACCGGCGTTTCTCGGCCTCCGGCAAGGTCGCGTTCAGCAGGCCCAGGCTGACGTTCTGCTCCACCGTCAGCCATGGGAACAGGCGGTGTTCCTGGAACACGATGCCCCGTTCCAGGCTGGTGCCGACGACGCGGCGGCCATCCAGCAGGATCTCGCCCTGGTACTCGTTTTCCAGCCCGATCACGAGGCGCAGCAAGGTCGACTTGCCGCACCCGCTGGCGCCGACGATGCTGACGAATTCACCGGGCCGTATCGACAGCGAGATGTTTTCCAGGACGGGCAACGCCTGTCCCTTGACGCGGTACTGCTTGCTCAGATTGCTGATTTCCAGCGTGCCTGCATGTGCCATGCTTCGCTCCAAAACGATGATTGATCAATACTGTCCGGTGGACGTGCCGCGCCAGCGCAGCAGCCGCGCTTCGACGACCCCGGCCAGCCAGTTCAGCGTGAAACCGACCAGGCCGACCACGACGATGCCCAGCAGTACCTGGTCCATCCACAGGTGCTCGCGCCCGTCCGTCAGCAAGTTGCCGATGCCGATTCCCGAGGTCAGCAGGTATTCCGCGCCCAGGGTCGCCAGCCACGCATAGATCAACGCCAGATGAATGCCGTTGAAGATCGACGGCAGCGCGGCCGGCAGCACGACCCGGCGCAGCAGCTGCAGCGGTGTCAGCGCGAACACGCGGGCCACCTCGACCAGCTCGCGCGGCACACCGCGGATGCCCTCGAAGGTGTTCAGCACGACGGGAAAGAACGCGGCCAGCGCTAGGAACACCACCTTGGCCAGGTCGCCCAGGCCGAACCAGACCGAAATCAGCGGAATCCATGCCAGCAGCGAGACCTGCTTGACCGTGTGCAGCGTCGGACCGACCAGGTTTTCCAGCAGCCGCGACAATCCCAGCGCGATGCCGACGCCGAAGCCGGCCAGGCTGCCCAGGATGAAACCGGCCAGATCGCGTGCCAGCGAGGCGCCCAGCGCACGCCACAAGGTGCCGTCGCCGGACAGCCGCGCGGCCGTGTCCCAGACCTGGCTTGGTGCGACCAGCAGGGTCGAATCGCTCCAGCCGAACTGGAACGCGGTCCACCAGCCGGCCAGCAACAGCACGGGCAGCGCCGTGCCGCGCAACCGGCGGCGGGAAGTGTCATGCAAAGTCATGATGAAATCCTTTCAGAAGGCGTCGCGACGCCAGCGCAGCAGCCGCTGTTCGACCACCGTCAGCAGGCGGTCGAGCAGGTAGCCGACCGTGCCGACCACCACGACTGCCGCCAGCACGACGTCGAGCTGGTACAACTGGCGGCCGTAGACGATCATGAAGCCAAGGCCCTCGGACGACGCCAGCAGCTCCACCGCCACCAGCGCCAACCAGGCATGGGTCAGGCCATAGCGCACGCCGTTCCATACCTGCGGGAACGCGGCCGGGAACACCACCTTGGCCAACAGCTGCCAGCGCGTGAAGCGGTACACCCGCGCCACCTCGATAAAGCGGGTCGACACGCCGCGCAGGCCCTGGTAGGTGTTCAACGCCACCGGCACGAAGGCGGCCTTGGCGATCAGGGTGATCTTCAGCGCCTCGCCCAACCCCACCAGCAGCATCAACAACGGCAGCCAGCCGAGCGACGGCACCTGGGCGATGGCGCGAAAGCTGGGGTACAGGTAGTCGCGCACGGTGGGCGACAATCCCATCGCCACGCCCAGCGCCAGCCCGGCGGCGCCGCCGGCGGCGAAACCGGCCAGCACGCGGCCCAGGCTGACCCACAGGTTGTCGGGCAGCTCGCCGGTGCGCAGCAGGTCGACGAACGTTGTCGCGACCACCGCAGGCGGCGGCAGGATTTGCGGCGGCAGCCATTCGAAGGTGGCGGCGAGGTGCCACAGCAGCAGCACCGCCAGCGGCAGGGGCCAGGACAGCGCCAGGCGCGTCAACGCCGCATCACCGATCGACGGCAGCCGGGGCACGGCGAACGCCGGCAAGGTCGAGGTCTCGATTCGTGCGGTCATCGCATCCCTTTCAGTGGCCGGGGCCACGCCAGTGCAGCACGCGGCCCTCGATGGCCGCGGCCAGGCGGTTCAGCAGGAGGCCGACGGCGCCGATCAGCAGCATGCCGACGACGATCAGCTCGACGTGGAAGGTGGCCTTGCCGCGGATGACGACGCTGCCGACGCCCTGTGCCGAAGAGCCCAGCAGGTATTCGGCGCCGATCGTCGCCAGCCAGGCGTACAGCAGCGCCAGGTGCAGGCCGGTGGCGATCCGCGCAGACGCCGCCGGCAGGATCAGCCGGCCCGCCAGCTGGAGGCGGTTGAACCCCAGCACGCGGGCCACTTCCAGCTGTGCGCGCGTGACGCCGCGCACGCCCTCGAACGTGTTCAACGCGACCGGATAGAACGCCGACAGCGCGATGAACAGGATCTTGGCCGCCTCGCCGGTGCCCAGCCACGTCGACAGCAGCGGCAGCCAGGCGAACAGCGAAATCTGCTTGAGCGTGTGGAACGTGGGGCCGACGATGCGTTCGGCCCAGCGCGACACGCCCAGCAGCAGGCCAAACAGGATGCCGGCCGCGCTGCCGGCAGCAAAGCCGCTCAGGTCCCGAATCAGGCTGGCACGCAGCCCGGCCAGCAACTGGCCGCCGCTGACCACCTGCCAGGCCGCATCCAGCACGGCGCCGGGCGGCACGATCAGTTTCGTATTCACCAGGTCCAGCGCCGTCAGCGCATACCACAGCGCCAGCGCGGCCAGCGGCAGCACGACCGCGCGCCAATCTGCGTTCGATGTCATCTCGTCCTCCTCAGTAGGCGCGGCGCTGCCAGCCGTGCAGGCGCGCCTCGCTCCATGCCAGCAGGCGGTCCAGCGCGACGCCGACCGCGCCGATCACCAGCATGCCGACCACGACGATATCGAGCTGCAACAGCTGCCGGCCCCACACCATCAAGTAGCCGATCCCCTCGCTGGACGCCAGCAGCTCGACGAAGACCAGCGTCAGCCAGGCCTGCATGACCCCCTGGCGCAGGCCGCTGAAGATCCCGCTCGACGCGGCCGGCAGCACCAGCCGGCGCACCGTCTGCCCGAACGTGAAGCGGTACACGGCGCCCACTTCCAGCAGACTGCGCGGAATGCTGCGAATGGCATCGAAAGTGTTGACGGCCACCGGCACCACGACGGCGATCGCGATCGCGGCCACTTTCAGCGCCTCGCCGATGCCGGCAAAAATGATCAATAACGGCACCCAGCCGATCACGGGGAACTGCGCCACCAGCTGGAAGGTGGGATAGACATACGCCTGCACGGTGCGCGACACGCCCATGACCACGCCCAGGACAAACCCGGCGCCGCCGCCGATGAGCAGGCTCCAGCCCAGCCGCTGCAAGCTGATGGCGAGATTGGCGCTCAGGTCGCCGCTGTCCCACAGCTCGCGCAGCGACTGCCACACGAGGGCCGGCGGTGGCAGGATCTGCTCGGCCAGCCAGCGCCGCTCGACGGCGTACTGCCACAGCGCCAGCAACAGCAGCGGCAGGATCAGGCCCGCGGCCAGGTTGACCGACCCGGTCGCCAGCCGCGCGATGGCCGTGCGCCAGCGCGGTGCCGGCGCGGCCAGCGCCACTTCAGTGACATACGGCGCAGAGGACGAGACGGTGTTCATTGTTGCGCCAGTTTCGGCTTGCCGGCCGCGTTGAACTCGGGCCAATAGCCCTCCAGCTTGAGCTCCTTCAGCGCCGTGTTCAGGTATTGCGGTGCCAGCCAGCCGTTGATATCCACGTCCCGGCGGATCAGCTTGAACTCCCTGGCCTGCTGGATCGATTTCTTCAGGTTCTCGACGAAGTACTCGTCCAGCAGCGGCGACAGGCGCCACTTCAGCGGCACGTCGACAAAGGTCTTCTGGTATTCGTAGTAGCTGGTACCGGAGTTCGACCAAAGCTTGTACTGCGCCTCGCGGTTCTTCTCATCCGAGCTCCACGCCGCCACCTTGATCAGGGTCGTGACGACGCGCTGCACGATGTCCGGGTACTTGCGCTCGAACTCCTCCGAGACCCAGAAGACCCCCTGCGACGTCAGCTCCGGATCGGGACCGGTGGAGTAAATCAGCTTGCCCACGCCGCGTGCCTCCAGGTCGAACGGGGCGATGAAGCCGCCGTCGACGTCCTTGGTCGCGATGGCGGCGCGCAGCGTGTCGCCGTCCATGCTGACGGTCTTGAAATCGCGCTCCGTCAGCCCGTGCTTCTTCAGGATGCGGCCCAGCGCCAGCTGGCTGGCGGTGCCCTTGAAGACGGCCAGGCGCTTGCCTTTCAGGTCTTCCAGCGTGCGCGCCGGCGAATCGACCGGTCCCGTGATGTAGGCGGCGCCGAAGCGCGTGTACGGG
Coding sequences:
- a CDS encoding ABC transporter permease, coding for MTLHDTSRRRLRGTALPVLLLAGWWTAFQFGWSDSTLLVAPSQVWDTAARLSGDGTLWRALGASLARDLAGFILGSLAGFGVGIALGLSRLLENLVGPTLHTVKQVSLLAWIPLISVWFGLGDLAKVVFLALAAFFPVVLNTFEGIRGVPRELVEVARVFALTPLQLLRRVVLPAALPSIFNGIHLALIYAWLATLGAEYLLTSGIGIGNLLTDGREHLWMDQVLLGIVVVGLVGFTLNWLAGVVEARLLRWRGTSTGQY
- a CDS encoding ABC transporter ATP-binding protein, yielding MAHAGTLEISNLSKQYRVKGQALPVLENISLSIRPGEFVSIVGASGCGKSTLLRLVIGLENEYQGEILLDGRRVVGTSLERGIVFQEHRLFPWLTVEQNVSLGLLNATLPEAEKRRSVQEHIELVGLKGFETAYPYQLSGGMSQRVAIARALVNRPEVLLLDEPFGALDALTRAHLQQELQRIWEQEGITAILVTHDVDEAVYLGDRIVVMEPRPGRIKRIVDVPLPHPRDRGSYAYAAIKDDVLAEFSDKPRLSLVTPEPPRSAADWQFSW
- a CDS encoding glycoside hydrolase family 16 protein, yielding MTSAGRLLSILVASTLALPALAAPPSGWRLVWADEFDVDGVPDPARWDYDTERNRTGWHNNELQYYARARLENSRVTGGRLVITARREALASQADYGGQRYTSARLLTRGKASWTYGYVEVRAKLPCGRGSWPAIWMLGTKGQWPVDGEIDIMEHVGHRPGEILGSVYTGASNWPMGTGKTDRTAVPDACGAFHDYHLTWTRERIRIGVDGRDYAERVNSGNGDYAQWPFDSPQYLLLNLAVGGDLGGDVVDASLPWRFEIDYVRVYQP
- a CDS encoding ABC transporter permease — encoded protein: MTSNADWRAVVLPLAALALWYALTALDLVNTKLIVPPGAVLDAAWQVVSGGQLLAGLRASLIRDLSGFAAGSAAGILFGLLLGVSRWAERIVGPTFHTLKQISLFAWLPLLSTWLGTGEAAKILFIALSAFYPVALNTFEGVRGVTRAQLEVARVLGFNRLQLAGRLILPAASARIATGLHLALLYAWLATIGAEYLLGSSAQGVGSVVIRGKATFHVELIVVGMLLIGAVGLLLNRLAAAIEGRVLHWRGPGH
- a CDS encoding MFS transporter, with protein sequence MSGATSALAEPLPPHYLTGFMLLGVLAGTSNGVAKVVLPLYAATLHATPWQIGLVGGLQFVGMLLLSLPLGALIDRIGSRPLFRLGCLGAVLLFLAGFSYAATPWQLIGCVLLFGVVNPFRMVTTQTEFLHLLPRIGASRAGWQRASQSCGMFFVGPLLGAWLVGVAGYAHTFRSVAAGLFVTLLIGQRVLSTAPPGQGAEGLGLLAHLRDQLRVVISRADLRRTMQVEFLGQVAMSYFTVFVILVAMRRFGMSTQQAAGLVTLQGAAFVLTLLAAGGVIAGWREAVRYRVALVLLLAAELLLANPFGPAALWTGALLLGLGLGLQHLTSVARFARLAQELGRGRTGGMFSLAGPSGGLVGAVAGGLLNQHFGMLAGFHVLALVFLVQLGWQWPRGRAAR
- a CDS encoding ABC transporter permease — encoded protein: MTARIETSTLPAFAVPRLPSIGDAALTRLALSWPLPLAVLLLWHLAATFEWLPPQILPPPAVVATTFVDLLRTGELPDNLWVSLGRVLAGFAAGGAAGLALGVAMGLSPTVRDYLYPSFRAIAQVPSLGWLPLLMLLVGLGEALKITLIAKAAFVPVALNTYQGLRGVSTRFIEVARVYRFTRWQLLAKVVFPAAFPQVWNGVRYGLTHAWLALVAVELLASSEGLGFMIVYGRQLYQLDVVLAAVVVVGTVGYLLDRLLTVVEQRLLRWRRDAF
- a CDS encoding LacI family DNA-binding transcriptional regulator; the encoded protein is MATIKDVARLAGVGLGTASRAINGSGPVSPATLEKVQKAIEALDFRPSHAARALLSGSSKMVGVYIPALSGTFYTPILQIIDTQLRAAGLHMVVAFGVGLGDDRRQAIEGIEFLVERGCDGLIVMTSALGEDDIAALGSRVARLVALNHSFASIPEQCFTVDHELGGRLAARTLLEHGHRQIAVIAGPQALPDNVARIEGFKAELAAHDIDPAGLWLRWSDFSPAGGWDCARALVADGRPCSALFCANDEMAVGALSYFQEAGIRVPQDLSVLGYDDTPSAEFSAPRLSSVRMPWRQMTLNGINALLNLCYDLGRPVARDFPVTVTLRASVARLPS
- a CDS encoding ABC transporter substrate-binding protein, translating into MMTLPRFRSLSALLAAAAMVFAVPAAVAQEKPKVIRISYSSAGTGGRPIVGGSVIATAHQQGVLEKEFAKDGIKIQWTFNPGAGPATNEQLANGLADFAHHGDLPIIIGRSTGLRTRILFPYTRFGAAYITGPVDSPARTLEDLKGKRLAVFKGTASQLALGRILKKHGLTERDFKTVSMDGDTLRAAIATKDVDGGFIAPFDLEARGVGKLIYSTGPDPELTSQGVFWVSEEFERKYPDIVQRVVTTLIKVAAWSSDEKNREAQYKLWSNSGTSYYEYQKTFVDVPLKWRLSPLLDEYFVENLKKSIQQAREFKLIRRDVDINGWLAPQYLNTALKELKLEGYWPEFNAAGKPKLAQQ
- a CDS encoding ABC transporter permease yields the protein MNTVSSSAPYVTEVALAAPAPRWRTAIARLATGSVNLAAGLILPLLLLALWQYAVERRWLAEQILPPPALVWQSLRELWDSGDLSANLAISLQRLGWSLLIGGGAGFVLGVVMGVSRTVQAYVYPTFQLVAQFPVIGWVPLLIIFAGIGEALKVAAIAIAVVVPVAVNTFDAIRSIPRSLLEVGAVYRFTFGQTVRRLVLPAASSGIFSGLRQGVMQAWLTLVFVELLASSEGIGYLMVWGRQLLQLDIVVVGMLVIGAVGVALDRLLAWSEARLHGWQRRAY
- a CDS encoding DinB family protein; the encoded protein is MPTTQDIVLLATYNANMNRKLYDAAARLPASELDADRGAFFGSLLGTMNHLIAGDTIWLTRFALHPANLAALAPLRGAAVPTDLRQRYGDNLPTLLAHRTRLDGIITALAAELRPEHLDATLVYRNARGTEFRKHFGTLLLHFFNHQTHHRGQASTLLTQAGIDIGVTDLLELIGDVA
- a CDS encoding ABC transporter substrate-binding protein; translated protein: MKHTRRLFLTLTLALFTGTVLAAAPTVIRVGIAQPAYGSPPTIGGSTIAIAHATGAIDQEFKRDHIKVEWYFFKGAGPAVNEALSNRQLDFAFQGDLPSIIGKAAGLKTRLILATGTRGNLYLAAPPDSPIRSVADLRGKRVAIFKGTNAQLPIDRLLAAHGLSEKDLKVVNLDTATAQAALVTKDIDAVFGSYELLKLRDKGAARIVYTSKGDSPVFTRQGHMLVTDDFATRYPEQTRRFVTALVRVAHWSSDEAHRDEVFRLWTRPGTVKFEHWREDYAGQPLRVRLSPLFDPFLTDRYRDAVEHAYQFRLIRSKFNVDTWIDRSFLQASLKELQLEGYWPVNPAANVRLAAGGTSRSR
- a CDS encoding NADPH-dependent oxidoreductase, whose translation is MSDPFELLKARYGAGQPLPAVAADRVNPVLETLFAHRSVRDYRPDALPPDTLDLLVAAAQSAPSSSNLQVWSVVAIEDAARRARFAELVGNQKQVRTAPLFLAWLVDLSRLRRIAAERGRELAGIDYLDTFLMGVIDAALAAQNVVNAAESLGLGTVYIGALRNAPEAVAAELGIAPGDGVYAVFGLCVGYPDAAKPASVKPRLPQTSVLYRERYAPAPVQDEVGGYDVAMQAFYASQGLPPNLWSEHSVARLRTPEDLKGRHRLREALAALGFALR